The nucleotide sequence GCGCGCAGGCGATCGTCGCCACCGCCCGCCGCCTGCGCCTGCTGCCCGACGCCTGAGCCGACCCGGAGTCCCCACCATGACCGCACGCGAAGCAGGACCGCTCAGCGGCGTCCGCGTCCTCGACCTCAGCGCCTACATCGCCGGCCCCTACGGCTGCACGCTGCTGGCGGACCAGGGCGCCGAGGTGATCAAGGTCGAGCCGCCCGCCGGCGACAACCTGCGCAAGTACCCGTCCACCCTGGAGGCGGAAAGCCGCGCCTTCCTGGGCGTCAACCGCGGCAAGCTCGGCGTGGTGCTGGACCTGAAGGACGCGCAGGACCTGCAGCGGCTGCTGGCCCTGGTGCGCAGCGCCGACGTGCTGGTGCACAACTTCCGCCCCAGCGTGCCGCCGCGGCTGGGCATCGCGTACGAACAGCTGCGGCCGATCAACCCGCGCCTGGTCTACTGCGCCGTGACGGGCTACGGCGAGGCCGGGCCGCTGAAGGACAAGGCCGGCTTCGACCAGGTGCTGCAGACGATGACCGGGATGTGCACCCTGCAGGGTCCGCAGGGCGGCCCGCCGGAGATCCTGTATGGATCCGTGGTGGACTACTACGCGGCGGCGCTGGTGGCCGGCGGCGTTTCCTCCGCCCTGTACGAACGCGAGAAGAGCGGCGAGGGCCAGTACGTCGGCGTGTCGCTGCTGCGCTCCGCGCTGGCGATGCAGTCCGCGCGCATGGTGTGGAGCGAGGGCGAGCCGCGCGAAGTGGGGCGCGACATGCGCTCGGGCGGCATCACCGGCATCCACCCGACCGGCGAAGGCTACCTCTACATCTCCGCCAACACGCCGCACTTCTGGCAGGCGCTGTGCGAGAAGACGGGCCTGCACGAGCTGCTCACCGAACGCTACGACAGCGTGCGCAAGCGGGCACGGCACCAGCAGGAGATCGTCCCGCGGCTGCACGCCGCGCTGGCCGCGCGCACGGCGCTCGCGTGGGAGGCCCTGTTCGGCGAGGAAGTGCCCTGCGCCGCGGCGCGGTCCATCGAGGACATGTTCGATTTCCCGCAGGTGCGGGCCGAAGGCCTGGTCGGCGCGTTCGAGCATCCGGTGGTGGGCCGCTACCGCGGCTTCACGCGCGCCTGGCGCTTCGGCCGCACGCCCGGCAGCCAGCCCTTCGCCGCCCCGGCGCTGGACCAGCACGGCGATGCGGTGCGGGCGGAAGCCGACCGCTTGCGACCTTAAGGCCGACCCTGGGGCCGGTCCAATGCGCCCGGGCGCACGGGGATCCCGTGGCCGCCCTTCTTCAGGAGCTCGACCTTGTCCTTGGCGGCTTCGACGCGGACCATGGCCCGGTGGTACTCGGCCGTCAGCTCCGCGTCGAACAGCGCGGATCCGGGTGACCGGCTGTTCACCGCCATCCACTTGACCCATTCGGACTCCAGCGCGCCCGCCAGGTCCTCGAGCGCCTCCTGCAGCAGCTGCTCGGGCAGCCGGCTGGACGAAGCCCCCGTCGAGCGCTGGATGGCCTGGGCCTGCATGTGGGCCACCACGCTGGCCGCGCCCCGCCCGCTCTTGCCGAAGACCGGCGTGTTGCCGGCAGGGTCCGGGGCCTGCGCCGCCGCCGCGGGATCGGTCTCCCTGGCGGCTCGCACGTACTTGTCCAGCAGCAGGTCGCAGTGCAGCCGCAGCGCATGCACCTCGTCGATCAGCGCGGCCGGCAAGGGCCCGCGGCCTTCCTTGTGAAGCTGCAAGGCGTCTTCCAGACGCAGGCTGTGCGCCTGCAGGGCGCGGCGGCGCTCGCGCCACGTGTCGAAGGCGCGTTCTACCGCGTCCGCACGGGGATTTCCTGGGTCCACGTTTTTTCTATGTCCTTGCCAAAAGTGTACAGACCTTGCTGCGGTAACTTTTTTTGTCTCTCCCGCCGAGCCACACCGACTGTTTCCTCTGTGTGCCTTGCGCGGGCCGCCGCCGGGCCCAACTGCGTTGCTCGTCCGCTTGCTCCGGCGCGGCCTGCCTTTTCCAGAAAGAACCATGCATCCCGATCTCCAGCGCCTTCTCCAGACAGCCACGCACCTCACCCGCCGCGGTGACCTGCAGGCGGCCACCCAAGCGATCCAGCGCGCCCTGGGCGGCCCCGCCGGGTCCGAACCTGGCGGCGAGGTTATCGACGTGGAGGCCCGCGAGGTGCCCGACGTCGGGCAGCCGCCCGGGCGCGGCCCCGCCGCCGCGCCGACGGCGCCGCGCACGCGCGACCCGGCAACCGCCGTGCCCGGGCAAGAGGCCTTCGTCGCGGGCCACCACGGCGGCGCCGGCCTGGCCGGCCGCGACTACAAGCTGTTCATCCCGGCCGGCGCCGGCAGCGGGCCCCTGCCCCTGGTGGTCATGCTGCACGGCTGCACCCAGGACCCGGACGACTTCGCCGCGGGCACGCGCATGAACGAACTGGCGCAGGCCGAGGGCTTTTTCGTCCTATACCCCGCCCAGGCGCAGCGCGCCAACCCGCAGCGCTGCTGGAACTGGTTCAAGCCCAACCACCAGGGGCGCGGGCGCGGCGAGCCCGAACTGCTGGCCGGCATGGTGCGCGGGCTCATGGCCCGTTATCCGATCGATCCGGACCGGGTGTACGTGGCGGGCCTGTCGGCCGGCGGCGCGATGGCCGCCATCGTGGCAGCGGCCTACCCGGAAATTTTTGCCGCCGCCGGCGTGCATTCGGGGCTGGCGGCCGGGGCGGCACACGACGTGCCGTCGGCCTTCGAGGCGATGAAAAAGGGCGCGCAGCGGCCTGCCCGCGCCGTCCCGGTGCCGACCATCGTCTTCCACGGCGATGCCGACGCGACGGTGCAC is from Ramlibacter tataouinensis TTB310 and encodes:
- a CDS encoding extracellular catalytic domain type 1 short-chain-length polyhydroxyalkanoate depolymerase, yielding MHPDLQRLLQTATHLTRRGDLQAATQAIQRALGGPAGSEPGGEVIDVEAREVPDVGQPPGRGPAAAPTAPRTRDPATAVPGQEAFVAGHHGGAGLAGRDYKLFIPAGAGSGPLPLVVMLHGCTQDPDDFAAGTRMNELAQAEGFFVLYPAQAQRANPQRCWNWFKPNHQGRGRGEPELLAGMVRGLMARYPIDPDRVYVAGLSAGGAMAAIVAAAYPEIFAAAGVHSGLAAGAAHDVPSAFEAMKKGAQRPARAVPVPTIVFHGDADATVHPVNGRQVMAAAGPVGGTTAEPEELRPAGRRRATRQVQRDATGAVVAEHWLVHGAPHAWSGGSKRGSYTDPEGPDATAEMLRFFREHPRKGVATG
- a CDS encoding CaiB/BaiF CoA transferase family protein codes for the protein MTAREAGPLSGVRVLDLSAYIAGPYGCTLLADQGAEVIKVEPPAGDNLRKYPSTLEAESRAFLGVNRGKLGVVLDLKDAQDLQRLLALVRSADVLVHNFRPSVPPRLGIAYEQLRPINPRLVYCAVTGYGEAGPLKDKAGFDQVLQTMTGMCTLQGPQGGPPEILYGSVVDYYAAALVAGGVSSALYEREKSGEGQYVGVSLLRSALAMQSARMVWSEGEPREVGRDMRSGGITGIHPTGEGYLYISANTPHFWQALCEKTGLHELLTERYDSVRKRARHQQEIVPRLHAALAARTALAWEALFGEEVPCAAARSIEDMFDFPQVRAEGLVGAFEHPVVGRYRGFTRAWRFGRTPGSQPFAAPALDQHGDAVRAEADRLRP